Proteins encoded together in one Triticum dicoccoides isolate Atlit2015 ecotype Zavitan chromosome 7B, WEW_v2.0, whole genome shotgun sequence window:
- the LOC119339463 gene encoding uncharacterized protein LOC119339463, whose product MVAPRPADDPSSRWSASSPPPPAAPAAGQDPAADEAVAAGLPGDLGSLIASMLPSAYDRGALEGVSSCWRAAVRDCPVRPLPLILSADLRLTDCFGEGNTTRSMHPRLSQSSSDTATALGSLKNWVILGFEPKWNPAGDLIVSHRKCVLFQPLKGNLRYLPDPSASVKDGLSGTCRITQAEGILLYSQPATESGMFLQKIVLSDSCLGPDFRVAGLAASRGSHHLALCTAGMDAWCVCTAPFLTLGSDLEFMHDKLYILGGHQEDLYQIEFGAEMVWFPHVCAARRCVTMHLPQDGTHEQRNLVWSRNDLLLVVRSFNENWDQLVTVSVFKLNVHNWTWTQVHALHGQSLLISMSSSVAIDFSAYHEVEYRRLAERIYFLDQFCPGFLPGRDDHFSYRAQFYDMLEGQVTELLIGAQPASRRPGFPMWFSPTE is encoded by the exons ATGGTCGCACCTCGACCCGCAG atgatcCTTCTTCTCGCTGGAGCGCTTCTTCCCCACCCCCTCCCGCGGCCCCTGCCGCCGGTCAAGACCCCGCGGCGGATGAAGCCGTCGCTGCGGGGCTGCCGGGAGATCTGGGATCCTTGATTGCTTCTATGCTACCCTCAGCGTACGACCGAGGAGCACTGGAGGGCGTGTCTAGCTGCTGGCGCGCCGCCGTCAGGGATTGCCCGGTACGGCCACTGCCCCTGATCCTGAGCGCTGATTTGCGTTTGACTGATTGTTTCGGCGAGGGCAACACCACCAGGAGTATGCATCCTAGACTCTCTCAGTCTTCGTCTGATACAGCTACGGCACTCGGCTCTCTGAAGAATTGGGTCATTCTGGGGTTCGAACCAAAATGGAATCCTGCGGGGGATTTGATCGTCAGTCACCGCAAGTGTGTTCTTTTCCAGCCACTCAAAGGCAACTTACGTTATCTTCCTGATCCTTCGGCATCTGTGAAGGATGGTCTGTCAGGAACCTGCAGGATCACACAAGCTGAAGGCATTCTATTGTATAGTCAGCCAGCTACTGAGTCAGGCATGTTTCTGCAGAAGATTGTTCTTAGTGACTCATGCCTGGGGCCAGACTTCAGAGTGGCAGGATTGGCAGCTTCCAGGGGCTCCCATCACCTGGCCTTGTGCACAGCAGGTATGGATGCTTGGTGCGTGTGCACTGCGCCATTCCTCACTCTTGGCTCCGACTTAGAATTCATGCATGACAAGCTCTACATCCTTGGCGGCCATCAGGAGGACTTGTACCAGATTGAGTTTGGGGCAGAAATGGTCTGGTTCCCACATGTATGTGCGGCAAGAAGATGCGTGACGATGCACCTGCCTCAGGACGGCACGCACGAGCAGAGGAATCTTGTCTGGTCGCGCAACGATCTCCTCTTGGTCGTCAGAAGCTTCAACGAGAACTGGGATCAGCTTGTCACTGTCAGCGTTTTCAAGTTGAACGTGCACAACTGGACATGGACACAGGTGCATGCCCTACATGGACAGAGTCTGCTCATCAGCATGTCGAGCAGCGTGGCTATAGATTTTTCAGCCTACCATGAGGTGGAGTACCGCAGGCTTGCCGAGCGCATTTATTTTCTGGATCAGTTCTGCCCCGGGTTCCTGCCAGGGAGAGATGATCACTTCAGCTATCGAGCTCAGTTCTATGATATGCTCGAAGGACAGGTGACGGAGCTTCTGATTGGGGCGCAGCCAGCCTCCCGGCGGCCAGGTTTCCCGATGTGGTTCTCTCCTACGGAATAG